The Gemmatimonadales bacterium DNA window GATGTAGCCGCCCGTGTCGCACTGGCTCGCCGTCACGAGCCGGTTCACGGCGTTGGTGAGGAGCACGATCACGACGCCGTTGCCGTCGGTGTCCGACTCGCGGCCGAACGCCAGCGTGTCGAGCGGATAGACGCGGGTGTCGAACACCCGCTCCAGGGCGACGAGGTCCGCCGGGGCGAACCCGTCGGCGGGGGCGAGCGTGTCCTCGTAGAGCGCGACGTGGGCGCCGACATCCAGGGCCCGTGCCGTCACCGGCCCGTAGGCGGTGCAGTTCAGGTCGGAGCACACCGAGAACGACCGCAGGCTGCCGACGGTGGGCGGCACGACGGCGGCGGCCGCGGCGGCGCCGCGGAAAACCGGGCCGGCCCGCGCGGCGGCCCGCCGCCGGGCGCGCTCGCGCAGGCGCTGCTCGAAGGCGGCCTGGATCGCTCCGCCGGCGGGCGCATGCCGAGGCGGGACGGCGGCCGTCCCACGAGCCGGCCCGGACCTCGCGAGGTCGGCCTCGATCCGATACGGCGCCGAGTCACCCGGGGAGCCGCCGGCGGCCTGCACCACGACCAGGTACTCGGCCGAGTCCGACGGCGACGGGTTGGCCGGGAAGACGGCGCAGCCCGAATCGGAGGCGATGTCGTAGGTGGTGTAGGCGCCGACGCCGAGGGTCACCGTCGAGGCGGCGCCGGCACACGGCGGCAACGGCCCGTTCGTCAGCGTCCTGTCCGACGACGTGCACCCGGCGGCGAGGGAGGCGCCCAGGGCAAACACCAGCGGTGTCCGCGGCATCCAGATAGAAAGGCCGCCCGGATGCGGACGGGGTAACGCCGGCGGCGAGTGCGAAGACTGCCGGTCTCAGGGGTCCGGCCGCTCGCCCGGGCCGGAGGCCGGTCGGGCTTTCCCCTCGGTCTCAGTCCGCGAAGTCGTCGGGCAGGACGTACCGCAGCGGGTCCACCGGGCGCCCGTTGATCCGCACCTCGTAGTGGAGGTGGGGGCCGGTCGAGAGGCCCGTGGAGCCGACGAAGCCGAGCAGGTCGCCGCGCTTGACGTCGGCCCCCACCTGCGCCGCCGTACGCGACATGTGGGCGTAGCGTGTCTCGAGGCCATACCCGTGGTCGAGCACCACCATGAGTCCGTACCCGCTCTCCCACCCCACCTTGACGACACGGCCGGCGGCGGGAGCCAGGATGCGCGTGCCGGGCGCCGCGGTGATGTCGATGCCCTCGTGCGGGAGGTTCTCGTGCAGGATCGGGTGATATCGTATGGAAGCGAACCGGCTGCTGATGAGGCCCGCCGTCGGCATGATGGACGGCTTCGCCGCCAGCTCGCCGATCCGTGCGGTCAGGCTGTCAGCGGCCTGCTTGGCGGAGGTCGCGATGATGTTCGCCTGCCGCAGGAGCGCGTCGAGATCCGTGTGGACCCCGAACGCCTCGCGGCCGACGGTTCCGCCATCGGTCAACAGCCGATCGCGATTGGGCCAGGGGCCGACGGGCCCGCCGATGCCGGCGCGCTTGACGTCGAGACTCAGCGGCGCGAGCCCCGCCACCAGGCGTACCTCGTCGTCACGTCGCGACAGGCTCGCCAGGCTGTCCGACAGTTGGCCGGCACGGTGGCCCAGACGCGCCACCTCGACGGCCAGGGCCCGGTTGGCGCGCTCCAGCCGCAGGCTGCGCGACAGCGCCACGCCGTGCCACACCACGCCGATGGCAGCCGCGAGCGCGGACGCGGCGGCGACCGCGGCGAGGGCGCCGACCAGCGTCAGCGCGGTCCCGGACGCGCGGAGGGACCGCGTGCCGCTCGAGCCGTGCGGGACGAAGAGGACCGTCCAGCGGCGTTGCGCCATGACGCTCCGACGGATGTAGTGGCAAAGTGGCCCGCGCAACCGGCGCGGCGGGCGAAGGGGGGAGCCGCAGGGTATCCTACCGTATCACGGGCTGGAAGCGTCGTCAAGGCAGGACGGGAGGTGGCGAATGAGAATCAGGCCGCCCGGGTGCTGGCTGGCGGTGGCCGACGTGGTGGCGGGCTGCGGCCGGCCGGCCGAACGGGAGCCGTTCGAGATCGTGGCCCGCTACCCGCACGACTCGACGCGTACACCCAGGGCCTGGTGTCCGCGGGCGGTCCTGTTCGAGAGCAAAACGGGATCGCGACGGCCGGCGGCGGCGAGCTGCTCCTGACGGGGAAGCTCTGGCCGGTCCTGTTTCGGGTCCGCCCGGCAGGTGGCGGGCCCGCCGCTGCGCGCCCATGAGCCGCGACCTCCGGAAGTCGTACGCCGGGGCTCCGCTCACCGTCCGGGTGACGGTCGCGACGCTGGCGATGTTGGCCTGCCTGCTCGTGCCGGCGTCGCTCGACCACTGGATGTTCGCGCACGTGTACCGCCCCAACCTCTACGATCTCGACTGGGCGCGGTTGCTGCGCCTGATGGGATGGTGGCCGACGTGGGCGCTGGCATCCCTGGCGCTCTGGCTGCAGCGTCGCTCAGCCGACGCGGTCCTCGCGAGGCGGCAGGCGATCCTCCTGGCCGGGTCGGTAGTCGCGAGCGGCCTGTTGTGTGAGGTGATGAAGCTGGTGATCCGACGCGAGCGGCCGGGCGTGGACGCGGGCCACTGGATGTTCCGGGCGTGGAGCGAGCACCCTCTCTCGACCGCCGGGCTCGCGACGCCGAGCAGCCACGCGATGGTCGCGTTCGCGGCCGCGACGGTGGCGGCGCGGCTGTTTCCGCGCCTGCGGTGGGTGCTCTTCGCTCTCGCGTCGGGGTGCGCCGCGACGCGC harbors:
- a CDS encoding M23 family metallopeptidase; its protein translation is MAQRRWTVLFVPHGSSGTRSLRASGTALTLVGALAAVAAASALAAAIGVVWHGVALSRSLRLERANRALAVEVARLGHRAGQLSDSLASLSRRDDEVRLVAGLAPLSLDVKRAGIGGPVGPWPNRDRLLTDGGTVGREAFGVHTDLDALLRQANIIATSAKQAADSLTARIGELAAKPSIMPTAGLISSRFASIRYHPILHENLPHEGIDITAAPGTRILAPAAGRVVKVGWESGYGLMVVLDHGYGLETRYAHMSRTAAQVGADVKRGDLLGFVGSTGLSTGPHLHYEVRINGRPVDPLRYVLPDDFAD
- a CDS encoding phosphatase PAP2 family protein, which translates into the protein MSRDLRKSYAGAPLTVRVTVATLAMLACLLVPASLDHWMFAHVYRPNLYDLDWARLLRLMGWWPTWALASLALWLQRRSADAVLARRQAILLAGSVVASGLLCEVMKLVIRRERPGVDAGHWMFRAWSEHPLSTAGLATPSSHAMVAFAAATVAARLFPRLRWVLFALASGCAATRVLSHAHYLSDVTFGATLGWAVGWAMWIAWGRADATAAADGRRGGVPAP